A window of Fragaria vesca subsp. vesca linkage group LG7, FraVesHawaii_1.0, whole genome shotgun sequence contains these coding sequences:
- the LOC101314423 gene encoding ubiquitin-conjugating enzyme E2 19-like produces the protein MSSGLPYSAAPEWLRAKTTAVDCQRARERTRITTVNRNHRIPTSTNGDDCPDVDDDCCRLPTDRIPTSPNQSPENCAIKRLQLELKDFMMGECDTGISAFPEKDTTMMLWKGSITGGKGSVFEGKQYTLYLHFPSDYPFKPPVVRFDRPAPFHPNVGGYCYRCYGRIKLDILLQEWSSAYDVRTVLLSIKTMLEDPNLSAPVNRDAARLWSDQKEYRKMVEKLYNSPQYGLEKRFIDLYEVKLCGSGEDSKAGSKGDLRQRSSYIKRVRQVPIVNLGGILPSDK, from the exons ATGTCGTCGGGACTCCCCTACTCCGCCGCACCTGAGTGGTTGCGGGCGAAAACCACGGCTGTCGACTGCCAACGTGCTAGGGAACGGACAAGAATCACCACCGTTAACCGTAATCATCGAATTCCGACCTCCACAAACGGCGACGACTGCCCGGATGTCGATGACGACTGCTGCCGTCTTCCCACTGATCGAATCCCGACCTCCCCAAACCAATCTCCGGAAAATTGCGCAATCAAAAG GCTTCAATTGGAATTGAAGGATTTTATG ATGGGTGAGTGTGACACTGGGATATCAGCCTTTCCTGAAAAGGACACTACTATGATGTTGTGGAAAGGGAGCATCACTGGAGGCAAAGGTTCAGTCTTTGAAGGAAAACAGTACACACTCTACCTTCATTTTCCCAGTGATTATCCCTTTAAGCCGCCCGTCGTCAGATTCGACAGACCTGCTCCTTTTCACCCCAATGTGGGGGGTTACTGTTATCGGTGCTATGGCAGAATCAAGTTGGATATTCTTCTACAG GAATGGTCATCTGCTTATGATGTGAGAACCGTGCTCTTATCCATCAAGACTATGCTTGAAG ATCCAAACCTAAGCGCGCCTGTCAACCGCGATGCAGCTAGACTTTGGAGTGATCAGAAAG AATATAGGAAGATGGTGGAGAAGTTATACAATTCTCCCCAATATGGATTAGAGAAGAGATTTATTGATCTATATGAAGTGAAATTATGCGGTTCGGGAGAAGATAGCAAGGCGGGTTCCAAAGGTGACCTTAGGCAGCGTTCTTCCTACATAAAGAGGGTAAGGCAGGTTCCAATAGTGAACTTAGGCGGCATTCTTCCTTCAGACAAATAG
- the LOC101314141 gene encoding mitochondrial intermediate peptidase-like, whose protein sequence is MLSLLRSSASKLRLRPALISCNSVPHPTRRHRSSTATGLYGFHHLKSPKGFQRFVDDAIERSGELVEFISGMPSSAEIIKAMDEISNTVCCVVDSAELCRHTHPNREFVEEANKASMRINEYLHYLNTNHTLFDAVRKAEQESHLLTKEAQRAAHYLRLDFERGGIHLPAEKLDRVNELNIKISQLCREFSENIIIDPGAVDIFPASRMPQSLHHLLKPIYRSSGHSGAMKEKGFCIPTDPHTLSSVLQCASDDEVRKLTYIKGNSVPHANLGVLDNLIATRHELAQIMGYRSYAEFTVRPNMSSSPEVVMCFLKELGTMVRPSADEEFNKIKAFKRDKCGQTDGDLEPWDEAYYTAKMKSSAYDFDSSVVASYFPLPQCIDGLKVLVESLFGATFHSVPMESGESWHPDVLKMSLHHPEEGDLGYLYLDLYSRNDKYPGCAHFAIKGGRSVSETEYQLPAVALVCNFSSSRNSSTVRLNHWELETLFHEFGHALHSLLSRTEYQHFSGTRVVFDLAETPSNLFEYYAWDYRVLKTFAKHYSTGEIIPEKLVDSMQGARKIFAATDLQRQVFYAAVDQTLFGEQPSPPTSTIVEDLKREYTSWKHVEGTNWQARFIHLLNYGAGYYSYLYAKCFAATIWQKLCQEDPLSLTTGTALRTRFLQHGGAKEPDDLLNGLVGDGILRDCNGGLVPDITCLCNEMKFLGKS, encoded by the exons ATGCTAAGCCTCCTCCGCAGCTCCGCCTCGAAGCTCCGACTCCGACCCGCTCTCATATCATGTAACTCGGTCCCTCACCCGACCCGTCGCCACCGCTCCTCCACCGCCACCGGCCTCTACGGCTTCCACCACCTAAAGTCTCCCAAAGGCTTCCAACGCTTCGTCGACGACGCCATCGAAAG GTCCGGCGAGCTGGTTGAGTTCATTTCCGGGATGCCTTCGTCAGCTGAAATAATCAAAGCCATGGATGAGATCTCCAACACA GTCTGCTGTGTGGTAGATTCTGCAGAACTTTGTAGACATACTCATCCAAACAG GGAATTTGTTGAAGAGGCAAATAAAGCTTCAATGAGGATTAATGAATACCTACAT TACCTAAATACAAATCATACTTTGTTCGATGCCGTGAGAAAAGCTGAACAAGAGAGCCATTTGCTGACCAAGGAAGCTCAAAGAGCAGCACATTACCTCCGCCTTGACTTTGAGAGGGGTGGAATTCATCTTCCTGCTG AGAAATTAGATAGGGTGAATGAACTGAATATAAAAATTTCACAACTTTGCAGAGA GTTCAGTGAAAATATCATTATTGACCCAGGTGCTGTGGATATATTTCCAGCATCACGTATGCCACAAAGTTTGCACCATCTCCTCAAGCCCATCTACCGATCATCTGGGCACAGTGGTGCCATGAAAGAAAAGGGTTTTTGTATACCAACAGATCCACACACTTTATCATCTGTTCTTCAATGTGCTTCAGATGATGAG GTCAGGAAATTGACATATATAAAAGGAAATTCTGTTCCTCATGCAAACCTTGGCGTTCTTGATAATCTTATAGCTACCCGCCATGAGCTAGCTCAG ATAATGGGTTATAGATCTTATGCTGAATTTACTGTGAGACCTAACATGTCTTCATCACCAGAAGTTGTGATGTGTTTTCTGAAAGAGTTGGGCACGATGGTTAGGCCGAGTGCCGATGAG GAATTTAATAAAATTAAGGCCTTCAAGAGAGACAAATGTGGTCAGACAGATGGAGATTTAGAACCTTGGGATGAGGCATACTACACTGCAAAGATGAAGTCTTCTGCCTATGACTTTGACTCTTCA GTTGTAGCATCATACTTTCCTCTGCCACAATGTATCGATGGTTTGAAAGTGCTGGTGGAATCCTTGTTTGGTGCAACATTTCATAGCGTGCCCATGGAATCAGGTGAATCATGGCATCCAGATGTGCTTAAAATGTCTCTTCATCATCCTGAAGAG GGTGATTTAGGGTATCTCTACCTTGATTTGTACTCAAGGAATGACAAGTATCCCGGATGTGCTCATTTTGCGATTAAAGGTGGTCGCAGTGTTTCAGAAACAGAATATCAACTTCCA GCTGTTGCCCTCGTTTGCAATTTTTCTTCTTCACGTAATTCGTCCACCGTGAGGCTAAATCATTGGGAATTGGAAACTCTCTTTCATGAGTTTGGGCATGCTCTTCATTCGTTGCTTTCAAGAACG GAATATCAACACTTTTCAGGTACCAGAGTGGTTTTTGATTTAGCAGAAACACCGTCCAACCTTTTTGA GTACTACGCTTGGGATTATCGAGTTTTGAAGACGTTTGCCAAACATTATTCAACTGGGGAAATCATCCCAGAGAAGTTAGTAGATTCAATGCAGGGTGCAAGAAAGATATTTGCTGCCACAGATTTGCAGCGTCAG GTTTTTTATGCAGCTGTTGATCAAACATTGTTTGGGGAACAACCAAGCCCACCGACAAGTACTATTGTCGAGGATCTGAAAAGAGAGTATACTAGTTGGAAGCATGTGGAGGGCACAAACTGGCAGGCCCGATTCATTCACCTACTGAATTATGGTGCAG GTTACTACAGTTACTTGTATGCCAAATGTTTTGCTGCTACGATATGGCAGAAGCTGTGTCAGGAAGACCCACTCTCGTTGACGACAGGAACTGCTTTAAGAACCAGATTCTTACAGCATGGCGGCGCCAAAGAACCAGATGATTTGTTAAACGGTCTTGTAGGAGATGGAATACTAAGGGACTGTAATGGAGGATTAGTTCCTGATATTACCTGTCTTTGTAACGAAATGAAGTTTCTGGGGAAGAGTTGA
- the LOC101315008 gene encoding uncharacterized protein LOC101315008: MALSYHHLLPHLQCTKTVRLTVKSQTPTEPSPEVPAKKPSSQGLGFGSSASSGSNSSVSSKQKKGGRASIIRRSPVEKPVLFSEVEEAKAKEMGSNESAFVVAWLGLGGVILVEGLALATSGFLPDEWDKLFVKYLYPSFTPTVLLFIAGTTAYGVIKYLQNEELKGQK, encoded by the exons ATGGCGCTGTCTTATCATCATCTTCTACCTCATCTCCAATGCACCAAAACGGTGCGTCTCACCGTGAAGTCCCAGACCCCAACGGAGCCGTCGCCGGAGGTCCCAGCGAAGAAACCCAGTTCGCAAGGCTTGGGATTCGGGTCGTCGGCGAGTTCTGGGAGCAATTCGAGTGTGAGTTCGAAGCAGAAGAAGGGAGGGAGGGCTTCGATTATACGGCGGTCGCCGGTGGAGAAGCCGGTGCTGTTTAGCGAAGTAGAAGAGGCGAAGGCGAAGGAGATGGGGAGTAATGAGAGTGCTTTTGTTGTGGCTTGGTTGGGGCTTGGTGGTGTGATTCTTGTTGAGGGTCTTGCTCTTGCTACTTCGG GCTTCCTTCCAGATGAGTGGGATAAATTGTTTGTGAAGTATTTATATCCATCTTTTACACCAACAGTCCTCTTGTTTATTGCTGGAACAACTGCATATGGAGTAATAAAGTACCTGCAGAATGAGGAACTTAAAGGTCAGAAATGA
- the LOC101314712 gene encoding uncharacterized protein LOC101314712: MASLLTLHHSPSLSFSPRTLLFPPKRHRFRAQISVNAAAKTGAAVVWLKHDLRVDDHPALLAAADHSGAIPLYVFDHRILSRFEDETLEMVVAALEDLRNALRDKGTNLMVRFGKAENVIQEIVEKVRVVSAVYAEEEVEYGLREMVGVVKERLGAMQASAPEFVLWRTPFYDVKSLKGVPDSYNDFTKLRLPITMPLLPATFSSSAMELDWGPMPTFDDLKEFVNANPCKMQESWSSIKVQSKSRDEVFVTTKGKTIGGQTSTVLNSLGAYLRYLDGESRDDFWQKVHERMPYAESRDGASFNTLFGTALSLGILSRRRVYFEAIKHEKERNSGFLSPLGSGATISAAVDSVCSMEWYWLVALKSQISDDRRYQIRIWRWKGYLIQYTVVGHEGPAMLLVHGFGAFLEHYRDNIGHIAEGGNRVWAITVLGFGKSEKPNIVYTELLWSEMVRDFILEVVGEPVHLVGNSIGGYIIAIVACLWPALVNSVVLINSGGEVMPYSSAPFIKERKTSGASWLGAQFLLFYLRFQLKDIVQKCYPNKTERVDNWLIDEMLRASYDPGVAVVLESVFSFNLSLPLNYLLKGFKEEVLIIQGMRDPISNSKSKVAMIKEHCDGFLIKELDAGHCPHDELPDEVNSIICEWIVTLSSKRLVVSFK, translated from the exons ATGGCTTCACTCCTCACACTTCACCACTCTCCCTCACTTTCCTTCTCCCCAAGAACCCTCCTTTTCCCACCAAAACGGCACCGTTTCCGAGCTCAAATTTCAGTCAACGCCGCAGCGAAGACCGGCGCCGCCGTCGTCTGGCTGAAGCACGACCTCCGAGTCGACGATCATCCAGCTCTACTCGCCGCCGCCGACCACTCCGGAGCTATTCCTCTCTATGTCTTCGACCACCGTATTCTCTCCC GGTTTGAAGATGAAACGCTGGAAATGGTGGTGGCTGCTTTGGAGGATTTGAGAAACGCGTTGAGAGATAAAGGTACGAACTTGATGGTGAGATTTGGGAAAGCAGAGAATGTGATACAAGAGATTGTAGAAAAG GTTCGGGTTGTTAGCGCTGTGTATGCTGAGGAGGAGGTGGAGTATGGTTTAAGGGAGATGGTGGGTGTTGTTAAGGAAAGATTGGGAGCAATGCAGGCTTCTGCGCCGGAGTTTGTGCTGTGGCGGACGCCGTTTTATGATGTGAAG AGCTTGAAGGGCGTTCCTGATTCTTACAATGACTTTACTAAACTTCGATTGCCAATAACCATGCCGCTTCTGCCAGCTACATTTTCCAGTAGTGCAATGGAGTTGGACTGGG GCCCTATGCCCACATTTGATGATTTGAAGGAGTTTGTAAATGCAAATCCATGCAAAATGCAAGAGAGTTGGTCTTCAATCAAG GTCCAGTCAAAGAGTCGTGATGAAGTGTTTGTCACCACAAAAGGAAAAACTATAGGAGGTCAGACGAGTACAGTGTTGAATTCTTTGGGTGCATACTTGAGATACTTGGATGGAGAATCACGGGATGACTTCTGGCAGAA GGTACATGAAAGGATGCCCTATGCTGAAAGCCGGGATGGAGCTTCATTTAATACTCTCTTTGGTACAGCCCTTTCTCTTGGCATCCTATCCAGAAGAAGAGTATATTTTGAAGCTATCAAGCATGAAAAAGAACGAAACAGTGGGTTCCTATCTCCTCTTGGTTCAGGAGCAACAATTTCGGCCGCTGTTGATTCAGTGTGCTCAATGGAG TGGTATTGGCTTGTGGCTCTGAAAAGTCAGATAAGTGATGATAGAAGATATCAGATTCGTATCTGGAGATGGAAAGGCTATCTAATTCAG TATACCGTTGTTGGTCATGAAGGTCCTGCTATGCTGCTGGTGCATGGTTTTGGAGCCTTTTTGGAGCATTACCGGGACAACATAGGTCACATCGCTGAAGGTGGTAACCGAGTTTGGGCCATTACAGTTTTAGGATTTGGGAAATCAGAGAAGCCAAATATTGTGTACACTGAACTCCTGTGGTCTGAAATGGTTAGAGATTTCATTCTTGAAGTTGTAGGTGAACCAGTGCACCTTGTTGGAAACTCAATTGGTG GTTATATTATTGCAATTGTTGCTTGTCTTTGGCCTGCTCTGGTGAATTCTGTTGTTCTTATTAATAGTGGGGGTGAGGTTATGCCATACTCCTCAGCGCCATTCATTAAA GAAAGAAAAACATCAGGGGCTTCATGGCTGGGTGCTCAATTCCTTCTGTTCTACCTAAGGTTTCAACTCAAGGACATAGTGCAGAAATGCTATCCAAAT AAAACAGAGCGAGTTGACAATTGGCTTATTGATGAAATGCTAAGAGCA TCGTATGATCCTGGGGTGGCGGTGGTCTTAGAAAGTGTTTTTAGCTTCAATCTCTCACTTCCTCTTAATTATCTCTTAAAAGGATTCAAGGAAGAGGTTCTCATTATCCAG GGAATGAGAGACCCAATATCCAACTCCAAATCAAAAGTGGCTATGATTAAAGAGCATTGTGATGGGTTCCTAATCAAGGAATTGGATGCTG GCCATTGTCCTCACGACGAACTGCCGGACGAAGTAAATTCAATTATCTGTGAATGGATAGTAACCCTGAGTAGTAAACGCCTTGTCGTGAGCTTTAAGTAG